One Streptomyces sp. R28 DNA window includes the following coding sequences:
- a CDS encoding class I SAM-dependent methyltransferase, translating into MRKTATTRSGGTIPAQPGPRDATEPTRRGPEGGESGPQSGIVSAEDGMSGVSVPAAADADAVILGAGPSFRPGERATVRLRDAGPDDPPRYAPEWLELRESADASARAHDLLDPLRIRLANLPGRTGLVIHDVGCGTGSMGRWLAPHLDGPQHWVLHDRDPYLLHFPAVASPRSSADGSRVTVETRRGDIGRLTPDALAGASLVTASALLDVLTREEVATLAAACAGAGCPALLTLSVAGRVELTPSDPLDTEIAEAFNTHQRRSGMLGPDAITAAAEAFAEHGATVQVHPSPWRLGPAESALTAQWLRGWVGAAVEQRPELRERADRYLRDRLAACEAGELHVVVHHSDLLALCRPTGGAS; encoded by the coding sequence ATGAGGAAGACGGCAACGACACGGAGCGGGGGGACGATTCCGGCACAGCCGGGACCACGCGACGCGACGGAACCGACGCGCCGCGGGCCCGAGGGCGGGGAGTCCGGGCCGCAGAGCGGGATCGTTTCGGCGGAGGATGGCATGAGCGGTGTGTCCGTACCGGCGGCGGCTGACGCGGACGCCGTGATCCTCGGGGCCGGGCCCAGCTTCCGTCCCGGTGAGCGGGCCACCGTACGGCTGCGGGACGCCGGTCCTGACGACCCGCCCCGCTATGCGCCTGAATGGCTGGAGCTGCGCGAGAGCGCCGATGCCTCCGCGCGGGCGCACGACCTGCTCGATCCGCTGCGGATCCGGCTGGCCAACCTGCCGGGACGGACCGGGCTGGTCATCCACGACGTGGGCTGCGGCACCGGGTCCATGGGCCGCTGGCTCGCGCCCCACCTCGACGGCCCCCAGCACTGGGTCCTGCACGACCGCGACCCCTACCTCCTGCACTTCCCCGCCGTGGCCTCCCCGCGCTCCTCCGCCGACGGCAGCCGCGTCACGGTCGAGACGCGCCGCGGCGACATCGGCCGTCTCACCCCGGACGCCCTCGCCGGCGCCTCGCTGGTGACCGCCTCCGCACTGCTCGACGTCCTCACGCGCGAGGAGGTCGCCACCCTCGCCGCGGCGTGTGCGGGCGCGGGCTGCCCGGCGCTGCTGACGCTCTCCGTCGCCGGCCGCGTCGAACTCACCCCGTCCGACCCGCTCGACACGGAGATCGCCGAGGCGTTCAACACCCACCAGCGGCGCTCGGGAATGCTGGGCCCGGACGCGATCACGGCGGCGGCCGAGGCCTTCGCCGAGCACGGCGCGACCGTCCAGGTGCACCCGAGCCCCTGGCGGCTCGGCCCCGCCGAGTCGGCGCTCACGGCCCAGTGGCTGCGCGGCTGGGTCGGCGCGGCGGTCGAGCAACGCCCCGAACTCCGCGAGCGCGCCGACCGCTACCTGCGGGACCGTCTCGCCGCCTGTGAGGCGGGCGAACTGCACGTCGTGGTCCACCACAGCGACCTGCTGGCGCTGTGCCGGCCGACGGGCGGAGCGTCATGA
- a CDS encoding creatininase family protein encodes MSGSETHPVAHSLVPADTTEDVRTRGAGVSRQVAVLPVGSFEQHGPFLPLATDTLVACAVAREIAATHPVHLLPPVTISCSHEHAAWPGTVSISSVTLHAVIRDIAASLRRSGVDALVLVNGHGGNYVLGNVVQESSARGERMALFPAAEDWEAARERAGVETSLLTDMHAGEIETSILLHTHPELIRPGYETSDFVADDRRHLLTLGMSAYTDSGVIGRPSLGSAEKGKRLLASLADSFGTYVSLLTSADDSVRDTGDARA; translated from the coding sequence ATGAGTGGTTCGGAAACACACCCGGTGGCACACTCGTTGGTGCCGGCGGACACCACCGAAGACGTACGGACGCGAGGCGCGGGCGTGTCACGACAGGTCGCGGTCCTGCCCGTCGGAAGCTTCGAGCAGCACGGTCCGTTCCTTCCGCTGGCCACCGACACGCTCGTGGCCTGCGCGGTCGCGCGCGAGATAGCCGCCACGCACCCGGTGCACCTCCTTCCGCCGGTGACGATCTCCTGCTCGCACGAGCACGCGGCCTGGCCGGGGACCGTCAGCATCTCCTCAGTGACCCTTCATGCGGTGATACGGGACATAGCGGCTTCGCTCCGCCGATCGGGCGTGGACGCCCTGGTGCTGGTCAACGGGCACGGCGGAAACTACGTACTGGGCAATGTCGTTCAGGAGTCCTCCGCGCGCGGCGAGCGGATGGCGTTGTTCCCGGCCGCGGAGGACTGGGAGGCGGCGCGGGAGCGGGCGGGGGTGGAGACCTCGCTGCTCACCGACATGCACGCGGGGGAAATTGAGACCTCCATCCTTCTGCACACTCATCCCGAATTGATCCGTCCCGGTTATGAGACTTCCGATTTCGTGGCGGACGACCGCCGTCACCTACTGACCCTCGGTATGTCCGCCTATACCGATTCGGGTGTCATAGGCCGTCCTTCGCTGGGTTCCGCGGAAAAGGGGAAGCGGCTGCTGGCGAGCCTCGCGGATTCCTTCGGCACGTATGTGTCACTGCTGACCTCCGCGGACGATTCCGTACGGGACACGGGAGACGCAAGGGCATAG
- a CDS encoding saccharopine dehydrogenase yields MTDLHLWLRHEVRSTERRTPIVPSDARRLVESGVTLTVEESPQRIFPIEEYAAAGCRVAPSGSWVSAPADAVVIGLKELPDGPAELTHRHIFFGHAYKQQPGAEDLLRRFAAGGGALLDLEYLVDDQGRRLAAFGFWAGYLGAALAVLQHRGRLVAPLAPTSKEELDAALQPAPDDEEFTALVIGALGRSGRGACLAFLTAGIEATPWDLAETRDLDRDALLAHEVMVNAVLATSPVPPFLREQDLDDPARRLRTLCDVTVDVGSPLNVLPVYDRTTEWTEPVRRLRKEPALDLIAIDNLPSLLPRESSTDFSSALVLQLLEFATGGPWGRCLDRFHQACRELGIAEGEFRHV; encoded by the coding sequence ATGACCGATCTCCACCTGTGGCTGCGCCACGAGGTCCGTTCCACCGAGCGACGCACCCCGATCGTGCCGTCCGACGCCCGGCGGCTCGTCGAGAGCGGAGTGACGCTGACCGTCGAGGAGTCCCCGCAGCGGATCTTCCCCATCGAGGAGTACGCGGCGGCCGGCTGCCGCGTCGCGCCCTCGGGCTCCTGGGTGTCGGCCCCGGCGGACGCCGTTGTCATCGGGCTGAAGGAACTCCCCGACGGACCCGCCGAACTGACGCACCGGCACATCTTCTTCGGCCACGCCTACAAGCAGCAGCCCGGCGCCGAGGACCTGCTCCGCCGGTTCGCCGCCGGCGGCGGGGCCCTGCTCGACCTGGAGTACCTGGTGGACGACCAGGGCCGCCGCCTCGCCGCCTTCGGCTTCTGGGCCGGCTATCTCGGTGCCGCCCTGGCCGTCCTCCAGCACCGGGGCAGGCTCGTCGCTCCGTTGGCCCCCACGTCGAAGGAGGAACTCGACGCGGCCCTCCAACCGGCCCCCGACGACGAGGAGTTCACGGCGCTCGTGATCGGCGCCCTGGGCCGCAGCGGCCGCGGCGCGTGCCTCGCGTTCCTGACCGCCGGCATCGAGGCGACGCCCTGGGACCTCGCCGAGACCCGCGACCTGGACCGCGACGCCCTGCTGGCGCACGAAGTGATGGTGAACGCCGTCCTCGCCACCAGCCCCGTCCCGCCCTTCCTGCGCGAGCAGGACCTCGACGACCCCGCCCGCCGGCTGCGCACTCTCTGCGACGTCACCGTCGACGTCGGCTCACCCTTGAACGTCCTGCCCGTCTACGACCGCACCACCGAGTGGACCGAGCCCGTGCGCCGCCTGCGCAAGGAGCCTGCGCTCGACCTCATCGCCATCGACAACCTGCCCTCCCTGCTGCCCCGGGAGTCCAGCACCGACTTCTCGTCGGCGCTGGTGCTCCAGCTGCTGGAGTTCGCCACGGGTGGGCCGTGGGGGCGCTGTCTGGACCGGTTCCACCAGGCCTGCCGTGAACTCGGCATCGCAGAAGGGGAGTTCCGCCATGTCTGA
- the ribA gene encoding GTP cyclohydrolase II yields the protein MTEKIGVLGKKSAQRTQRSGVERVVNAPLPTVYGEFRAIGYLDHDRGDEQVALVYGEIGTDDVLTRLHSECLTGDAFGSQHCECGDQLASALRAVVAEGSGIVVYLRGHEGRGIGLLGKLRAMALQAEGLDTVEANLALGLPVDARDYGVAAEILHDLGVGSVRLMSNNPRKREALLRHGIQVAEQVPLLIPPCENNITYLRTKRERLDHHLPHLDAVAHLS from the coding sequence ATGACAGAAAAAATTGGTGTGCTCGGCAAGAAGTCCGCACAGCGTACGCAGCGTTCCGGCGTGGAACGCGTGGTGAATGCCCCCCTGCCCACCGTGTACGGGGAATTCCGCGCGATCGGTTACCTGGACCACGACCGCGGTGACGAACAAGTGGCCCTCGTCTACGGCGAGATCGGCACGGACGACGTCCTGACCCGGCTGCACTCCGAGTGCCTGACCGGCGACGCGTTCGGCTCCCAGCACTGCGAGTGCGGCGACCAGCTCGCCTCCGCGCTGCGTGCCGTGGTCGCCGAAGGAAGCGGCATAGTCGTCTACTTGCGGGGCCACGAGGGCCGCGGCATCGGTCTGCTCGGCAAGCTGCGGGCGATGGCCCTGCAGGCGGAGGGCCTGGACACCGTCGAGGCCAACCTCGCGCTCGGCCTGCCGGTGGACGCCCGCGACTACGGGGTCGCCGCCGAGATCCTGCACGACCTGGGGGTGGGCAGCGTCCGCCTGATGTCGAACAACCCGCGCAAGCGCGAGGCGTTGCTGCGGCACGGCATCCAGGTGGCCGAGCAGGTCCCGCTGCTGATCCCGCCGTGCGAGAACAACATCACCTACCTGCGCACCAAGCGGGAGCGCCTCGACCACCACCTGCCCCATCTGGACGCGGTCGCGCACCTGTCCTGA
- a CDS encoding serine hydrolase domain-containing protein has product MALLTQEVDPGEVGLDAKALDRLDQHFAHYVDEGRIPGYLVSVARGGRVAHLATHGHRDLAAGLPVESDTLWRIYSMTKPVTSVAALLLVEEGKLSLDDPVERHLPAFAEPRVYVSGSGADTVTRPADGPIRIRHLMTHTAGLTFAFYRTHPVDALYRDANLDSAVLPGSNLAETVDVYASLPLQFEPGTQWNYSVATNVLGRVIEVVSGQALDEFFAERIFRPLGMTDAGFCVRDEQAGRLSELYGESDDGGIEPIPGLPLHGRPRFLSGSGGMAASAHDIHRFMELLRRRGELDGTRLLAPETVDLMTSNHLPGGADLRAFGSRPAHDEPGNDGMGFGLGVSVVIDPTRTKAPTVLGAYGWSGVATTTFWVDPRHDLTVQFMTQVRPRSSHTLFQDLKRLVNEAVTGD; this is encoded by the coding sequence ATGGCACTGCTGACACAAGAGGTCGACCCTGGCGAGGTCGGGCTGGACGCGAAGGCGCTGGACCGCCTCGACCAGCACTTCGCCCACTACGTCGACGAGGGGCGGATACCCGGCTACCTGGTGTCCGTCGCCCGCGGTGGACGCGTCGCCCACCTCGCCACGCACGGCCACCGGGACCTGGCGGCCGGGCTGCCCGTCGAGTCCGACACGCTGTGGCGGATCTACTCCATGACCAAGCCGGTCACCTCGGTCGCCGCGCTGCTGCTGGTGGAGGAGGGCAAGCTGTCGCTCGACGACCCGGTCGAGCGCCATCTGCCCGCCTTCGCCGAGCCTCGGGTGTACGTCAGCGGATCCGGCGCCGACACCGTGACCCGCCCGGCCGACGGCCCGATACGCATCCGGCACCTGATGACCCACACCGCCGGACTGACCTTCGCCTTCTACCGCACGCATCCCGTCGACGCCCTCTACCGCGACGCCAACCTGGACTCCGCGGTGCTGCCCGGCTCGAACCTGGCCGAGACGGTCGACGTGTACGCGAGCCTGCCGCTGCAGTTCGAGCCGGGGACGCAGTGGAACTACTCGGTGGCCACGAACGTCCTGGGCCGGGTCATCGAGGTCGTGTCCGGGCAGGCGCTCGACGAGTTCTTCGCCGAGCGGATCTTCCGGCCGCTCGGGATGACCGACGCCGGGTTCTGCGTGCGCGACGAACAGGCGGGCAGGCTCTCGGAGTTGTACGGGGAGAGCGACGACGGCGGCATCGAGCCGATCCCCGGCCTCCCGCTGCACGGCCGCCCCCGCTTCCTGTCCGGCAGCGGCGGCATGGCGGCATCCGCGCACGACATCCACCGCTTCATGGAGCTGCTGCGCCGCCGCGGCGAACTCGACGGCACCCGCCTGCTGGCCCCCGAGACCGTGGACCTGATGACCTCCAACCACCTCCCGGGCGGCGCCGACCTGCGCGCCTTCGGCAGCCGCCCCGCCCACGACGAGCCCGGCAACGACGGCATGGGTTTCGGTCTCGGCGTCTCGGTGGTGATCGACCCGACGCGGACGAAGGCCCCGACCGTCCTCGGCGCCTACGGCTGGAGCGGGGTGGCGACCACCACCTTCTGGGTCGACCCGCGCCACGACCTGACGGTGCAGTTCATGACGCAGGTACGGCCGAGGTCCTCGCACACGCTGTTCCAGGACCTCAAGCGGCTCGTGAACGAGGCCGTCACCGGAGACTGA
- a CDS encoding NAD(P)/FAD-dependent oxidoreductase, translating to MNTTASVVVIGGGVMGTSIAYHLARAGVRDVVLVERDELASGSTSKAAGGVRAQFSDELNIQLGARSLEAFGRFEEETGHDIGLHRVGYLFLLSTPEEVAGFEASVRLQNSLGVPSRMMDPAEAQRLSPLITTDGLLAAAFSPDDGHCTPESVVHGYASAARQYGARILRHNDVTGIELHGDRITAVTTAIGRIATGTVICAAGPWSRAVGAMAGVDLPVVPLRRQIAVTEPVAGLPPNLPMTIDFSTSLYFHGEGPGLLLGMSDPDERPGFATDTHDRWIPRLAAAMEHRAPTLLDLRRTGGWAGLYEVTPDHNALIGEATSVSRFLYATGFSGHGFLQGPAVGEVVRDLYLGRVPFVDVSPLSAGRFAANAPRPEANRV from the coding sequence GTGAACACGACCGCGAGCGTCGTCGTCATCGGAGGCGGCGTGATGGGCACCAGCATCGCCTACCACCTCGCCCGCGCCGGGGTACGGGACGTCGTCCTCGTCGAGCGGGACGAGCTGGCCTCCGGCTCCACCTCGAAGGCGGCCGGCGGGGTGCGGGCGCAGTTCTCCGACGAGCTGAACATCCAGCTCGGGGCTCGCAGTCTGGAGGCGTTCGGCCGGTTCGAGGAGGAGACCGGGCACGACATCGGACTGCACCGGGTGGGCTATCTCTTCCTGCTCTCGACACCCGAGGAGGTCGCCGGCTTCGAAGCGAGCGTCCGGCTGCAGAACTCCCTCGGGGTGCCGAGCCGGATGATGGACCCCGCCGAGGCGCAGCGGCTGTCCCCGCTGATCACCACCGACGGACTGCTGGCGGCCGCGTTCTCGCCGGACGACGGCCACTGCACCCCCGAATCCGTCGTCCACGGCTACGCGTCCGCCGCTCGCCAGTACGGGGCGCGGATCTTACGTCACAACGACGTCACCGGCATCGAACTGCACGGCGACCGCATCACCGCCGTGACGACGGCCATCGGCCGGATCGCCACCGGCACGGTGATCTGCGCGGCCGGCCCCTGGTCGCGGGCGGTCGGGGCGATGGCCGGCGTGGACCTGCCGGTGGTGCCGCTGCGCCGCCAGATCGCGGTCACCGAACCCGTCGCCGGACTGCCGCCGAACCTGCCCATGACCATCGACTTCAGCACCAGCCTCTACTTCCACGGCGAAGGCCCCGGCCTCCTGCTCGGCATGTCCGACCCCGACGAGCGGCCCGGCTTCGCCACCGACACCCACGACCGCTGGATCCCCCGCCTGGCCGCGGCCATGGAACACCGCGCCCCCACCCTGCTCGACCTGCGCCGCACGGGCGGATGGGCGGGCCTGTACGAGGTCACCCCGGACCACAACGCGCTGATCGGCGAGGCGACTTCCGTGTCCCGCTTCCTGTACGCGACCGGCTTCTCCGGCCACGGATTTCTGCAGGGGCCGGCCGTCGGCGAGGTCGTCCGCGACCTGTACCTCGGCCGCGTACCCTTCGTGGACGTCAGCCCCTTGAGCGCCGGCCGGTTCGCGGCCAACGCCCCGCGCCCGGAGGCCAACCGCGTATGA
- a CDS encoding glycosyltransferase family 4 protein: MDKSGLQKTDLEKAEQGTLGYVPVQHPVLKNAEIIPMSLRSVHFVMPGGVDDPTAPSGGNAYDRRVSLDLPGFGWQVHKHPVDGSWPSPGAAARAELARTLREFPDGTVVLLDGLVACGVPEIIVPEAERLGLAVLVHLPLGDETGLDPAVAAELDARERTVLRAVPAVIATSDWAVRRLVAHHGLAPERVHVAAPGADIAPLASGTDGVSRLLCVAAVTPRKGQHRLVEALAAVTDLPWSCVCVGGLNQDPEYVAELRSLIAKHGLDDRLILAGPQSGAELDASYNAADLMVLTSYAETYGMAVTEALARGVPVLATDVGGLPEAVGRAPDGGVPGILVPPENPAAIAAELRGWFGEADVRRRLKAAARGRRAALNGWAGTARSLAAVLGRLPNEPRRAA, from the coding sequence CTGGACAAGTCTGGTCTGCAGAAGACCGATCTGGAGAAGGCGGAGCAGGGCACGCTCGGCTATGTGCCCGTGCAGCATCCCGTCCTGAAGAACGCCGAGATCATCCCCATGTCCCTGCGCTCCGTGCACTTCGTCATGCCGGGCGGCGTCGACGACCCGACCGCGCCGAGCGGCGGCAACGCCTACGACCGGCGCGTGAGTCTGGACCTGCCCGGCTTCGGCTGGCAGGTCCACAAGCACCCGGTGGACGGGAGCTGGCCCAGCCCCGGGGCGGCGGCCCGTGCGGAACTCGCCCGTACGCTGCGGGAGTTCCCGGACGGCACGGTCGTCCTCCTCGACGGGCTGGTCGCCTGCGGCGTGCCCGAGATCATCGTCCCGGAGGCGGAGCGGCTGGGCCTCGCGGTCCTCGTCCACCTGCCGCTCGGTGACGAGACGGGGCTCGACCCCGCCGTCGCCGCGGAGCTGGACGCCCGGGAACGCACCGTGCTGCGGGCCGTCCCCGCGGTCATCGCCACCAGCGACTGGGCGGTCCGCCGTCTCGTCGCCCACCACGGCCTCGCCCCCGAGCGGGTCCATGTCGCCGCCCCCGGCGCCGACATCGCGCCCCTCGCGTCCGGCACGGACGGCGTGTCGCGGCTGCTGTGCGTGGCCGCCGTGACGCCGCGCAAGGGACAGCACCGGCTGGTGGAGGCGCTCGCGGCGGTGACCGACCTGCCGTGGAGCTGTGTGTGCGTGGGCGGGCTGAACCAGGATCCCGAGTACGTGGCCGAGTTGCGGTCCCTGATAGCGAAGCACGGCCTGGACGACCGGCTGATCCTGGCGGGCCCGCAGTCCGGCGCCGAACTCGACGCCAGCTACAACGCCGCCGACCTCATGGTGCTCACCTCCTACGCCGAGACGTACGGCATGGCGGTGACGGAAGCGCTCGCCCGCGGTGTCCCCGTGCTGGCCACGGACGTCGGCGGCCTCCCGGAGGCGGTCGGCCGGGCGCCCGACGGCGGCGTCCCCGGCATCCTCGTCCCGCCGGAGAACCCCGCCGCGATCGCCGCCGAACTGCGCGGCTGGTTCGGCGAGGCGGACGTACGACGCCGACTGAAGGCGGCGGCCCGGGGACGCCGGGCCGCCCTGAACGGCTGGGCCGGCACGGCCCGCAGCCTGGCCGCGGTACTGGGCCGACTGCCGAACGAACCCCGGAGGGCGGCATGA
- a CDS encoding saccharopine dehydrogenase family protein → MSDASARVLASGTVHWVGAGLSTGSGLARLCDTADRVRLWHRTESRAADALGRMGLAGRAEPRGYTLAALTAELAPGDVVVSMLPAPEHAGILAACIHRQAHFACSSYVSDAVVEQVPAAAAAGLVVLTEAGLDPGIDHLFAHCLVGRAREAVGDETAASYSLTSYCGGVPAVPNDFRYRFSWAPAGVLNALRSPARYVRDGAETVVERPWEVTRRHVVDGEEFEVYPNRDSVPFVEQYGLPHTWKPQTFVRGTLRLEGWLRAWDAVFEELKTGDDARIAALAGELAAKYPTTEADRDRVVLAVSLDVRGGDGRTWSGSYLLDLVGDAEESAMARCVSRPLALGVRHILDGSLPAGLNRAAETAARSEEWLRELALEGVEFALRVDQ, encoded by the coding sequence ATGTCTGACGCCTCCGCACGCGTTCTGGCGAGCGGCACCGTCCACTGGGTCGGCGCCGGACTGTCCACGGGCAGCGGTCTGGCCCGGCTCTGCGACACCGCCGACCGCGTACGGCTGTGGCACCGCACCGAGAGCCGTGCGGCGGACGCCCTGGGCCGGATGGGACTCGCCGGACGCGCCGAGCCCCGCGGCTACACGCTCGCGGCGCTCACGGCCGAACTGGCGCCGGGGGACGTCGTCGTGTCGATGCTGCCCGCGCCGGAGCACGCCGGGATCCTGGCGGCCTGTATCCATCGGCAGGCGCACTTCGCCTGCTCCAGCTATGTGTCGGACGCGGTGGTGGAGCAGGTGCCCGCGGCCGCCGCGGCCGGGCTCGTCGTCCTCACCGAGGCCGGCCTCGACCCGGGCATCGACCACCTCTTCGCCCACTGCCTCGTCGGCCGCGCCCGGGAGGCCGTGGGCGACGAAACTGCCGCCTCGTACAGCCTGACGTCGTACTGCGGCGGTGTCCCCGCGGTTCCGAACGACTTCAGGTACCGCTTCAGCTGGGCGCCTGCCGGGGTGCTCAACGCCCTGCGCTCACCGGCGCGTTATGTGCGGGACGGGGCCGAGACGGTCGTCGAGCGGCCGTGGGAGGTGACGCGGCGGCATGTGGTGGACGGGGAGGAGTTCGAGGTCTACCCGAACCGCGACAGCGTTCCGTTCGTCGAGCAGTACGGGCTGCCGCACACGTGGAAGCCACAGACCTTCGTGCGCGGCACCCTGCGCCTGGAGGGCTGGCTGCGTGCCTGGGACGCCGTCTTCGAGGAGCTGAAGACCGGCGACGATGCCCGGATCGCCGCTCTGGCGGGGGAGTTGGCGGCCAAGTACCCCACCACGGAGGCCGACCGCGACCGCGTCGTCCTCGCCGTGTCGCTGGACGTGCGCGGCGGGGACGGGCGGACGTGGTCCGGCAGTTACCTCCTCGACCTGGTGGGGGACGCGGAGGAGAGCGCGATGGCCCGCTGTGTCTCCCGGCCCCTCGCCCTGGGCGTGCGCCACATCCTGGACGGCTCCCTGCCGGCGGGCCTGAACCGCGCCGCCGAGACGGCGGCCCGCTCGGAGGAGTGGCTGCGCGAACTCGCCCTGGAGGGAGTGGAGTTCGCCCTTCGGGTGGACCAGTAG